A portion of the Natrinema salaciae genome contains these proteins:
- the citZ gene encoding citrate synthase: MSDDLKKGLEGVLVAESELSSIDGDAGRLIYRGYTIEDLARGASYEEVLYLLWNGHLPTEDELEPFTDALMDEREVDDDVLATMETLAAADEQPMAALRTAVSMFSAYEPEDDAEPDDLDATLRKGRRITAKIPTALAAFERYRLGEEPVDPNPELGLAANFLYMLTGEEPDDIAAETFDQALILHADHGLNASTFTSMVIGSTMADIYSAVTGGISALSGPLHGGANQDVMEVLIEIDESDLDHREWVEQATAEGRRIPGFGHRVYNVKDPRAKILQERSKELAENGEDKWYNYTTTIEQYLTDEKGLGEKGIAPNVDFYSGSVYYQLGIPIDMYTPIFAMSRTGGWIAHVLEYQTDNRLIRPRARYTGPQDQAFVPIEDR; encoded by the coding sequence ATGTCTGACGACCTCAAGAAAGGGCTCGAGGGTGTGTTGGTTGCCGAATCAGAGCTCAGCTCGATCGACGGCGATGCCGGTCGGCTGATCTATCGCGGCTACACGATCGAGGACCTGGCTCGCGGCGCGAGCTACGAGGAGGTGCTGTACCTGCTCTGGAACGGTCACCTCCCGACCGAAGACGAGCTCGAGCCGTTCACGGACGCGCTCATGGACGAGCGCGAGGTCGACGACGACGTGCTGGCGACGATGGAGACGCTCGCCGCCGCCGACGAACAGCCCATGGCGGCGCTGCGGACCGCCGTGTCGATGTTCTCGGCGTACGAGCCCGAAGACGACGCCGAACCCGACGACCTCGACGCGACGCTCCGGAAGGGGCGTCGGATCACGGCCAAGATCCCGACCGCGCTCGCGGCGTTCGAGCGCTACCGCCTCGGCGAGGAGCCGGTCGATCCCAACCCCGAACTGGGGCTGGCGGCGAACTTCCTCTACATGCTGACCGGCGAGGAGCCCGACGACATCGCCGCGGAGACGTTCGATCAGGCGCTCATCTTGCACGCCGACCACGGCCTGAACGCCTCGACGTTCACCTCGATGGTCATCGGCTCGACGATGGCCGACATCTACAGCGCCGTGACCGGCGGCATCAGCGCCCTCTCCGGGCCGCTCCACGGCGGCGCGAACCAGGACGTCATGGAGGTCCTCATCGAGATCGACGAGAGCGACCTCGATCACCGCGAGTGGGTCGAGCAGGCGACCGCGGAGGGCCGGCGCATCCCCGGCTTCGGCCACCGCGTCTACAACGTCAAGGACCCCCGCGCGAAGATCCTCCAGGAGCGCAGCAAGGAACTCGCCGAGAACGGCGAGGACAAGTGGTACAACTACACGACCACCATCGAGCAGTACCTCACCGACGAGAAGGGCCTCGGCGAGAAGGGGATCGCCCCGAACGTCGACTTCTACTCCGGCTCCGTCTACTACCAGCTCGGCATCCCCATCGACATGTACACCCCCATCTTCGCCATGAGCCGCACCGGCGGCTGGATCGCCCACGTCCTCGAGTACCAGACCGACAATCGACTCATCCGCCCGCGCGCCCGATACACCGGACCGCAGGACCAGGCGTTCGTTCCGATCGAAGACCGGTAA
- a CDS encoding cell division protein SepF: MGLMSKILGGNQSRTVEDYAELNLEDVSAGSAEATMQVHIAEVGTKADAIDIKDAVYDGDIVIADITRLRTEDSTVEHIVDELRQVAQEVDGDIVRKGEDQMIITPTGVRISREKLGQKL, encoded by the coding sequence ATGGGACTCATGAGCAAAATTCTCGGCGGCAACCAGTCCCGAACCGTCGAGGACTACGCCGAACTGAACCTCGAGGACGTTTCTGCGGGGTCGGCCGAGGCGACGATGCAGGTGCACATCGCGGAAGTCGGCACCAAGGCCGACGCGATCGACATCAAAGACGCCGTCTACGACGGCGACATCGTCATCGCGGACATCACTCGCTTGCGGACCGAGGACAGCACCGTCGAACACATCGTCGACGAACTGCGGCAGGTCGCTCAGGAGGTCGACGGCGACATCGTCCGGAAGGGCGAGGATCAGATGATCATCACGCCCACCGGGGTCCGCATCAGCCGCGAGAAACTGGGACAGAAGCTCTAA
- a CDS encoding MFS transporter: protein MDRSYWRTVSLVTTWQIAASICYYTIFAATPFFRDAFGLSRFAVGIVVTTLTLGYAVFLLPLGALTDRFGERLTLTVGLVGLATGTLLVAGAPTYALLLAAVFVLGSMYGTAMPGTNKAVFDNVDPGRRNLAMGIKQVGVTGGSGISALLITGLAGVLFWRAGFLIAAGVGSVVAGGFYLLYSSDSTGETAGFPDFGALLSNRPYLLLTTAGLFLGAALFTTTGYTVLYVEESIGASVAFGGIVLALVQLFGSVGRVLTGWLSDVLPGEPRVRIGLVLLAQSLGSAVMFAVVASTTTELGAAAAFAALGFFVLGYTGVYYSVMATLVRADEMGGATAGGQLALTSGALVAPPAFGSLADAVGYRAAWLFLAAVVTVAAGLLVQVVRTQPSVANPAAADASEK from the coding sequence ATGGACCGGTCGTACTGGCGGACGGTGTCGCTCGTCACGACGTGGCAGATCGCCGCGAGTATCTGTTACTACACGATCTTCGCCGCGACGCCGTTCTTCCGGGACGCGTTCGGACTGTCCCGGTTCGCGGTCGGCATCGTCGTCACGACCCTCACGCTCGGTTACGCCGTCTTCCTGTTGCCACTGGGTGCGCTGACGGACCGGTTCGGCGAACGCCTGACGCTGACGGTCGGTCTCGTCGGGCTCGCGACGGGGACGCTCCTCGTCGCGGGCGCGCCGACGTACGCGCTGTTGCTGGCTGCGGTGTTCGTCCTCGGATCGATGTACGGAACCGCGATGCCCGGGACGAACAAGGCGGTCTTCGACAACGTCGACCCGGGCCGCCGGAACCTCGCAATGGGCATCAAACAGGTCGGCGTCACCGGCGGCAGCGGCATCAGCGCTCTCCTGATTACCGGCCTCGCCGGGGTGCTCTTCTGGCGCGCGGGCTTTCTGATCGCCGCCGGCGTCGGCTCGGTCGTCGCCGGCGGGTTCTATCTGCTCTACTCGAGCGACAGCACCGGAGAGACGGCCGGCTTTCCCGATTTCGGTGCGCTGCTGTCGAACCGCCCGTACCTCCTGTTGACGACGGCCGGGCTCTTTCTCGGCGCGGCGCTGTTTACGACGACCGGATACACCGTCCTGTACGTCGAGGAATCGATCGGCGCGTCAGTCGCGTTCGGCGGAATCGTCCTCGCGCTCGTCCAGCTGTTCGGGAGCGTCGGCCGCGTGCTGACGGGCTGGTTGAGCGACGTGCTCCCCGGCGAGCCCCGGGTCAGGATCGGACTGGTACTGCTCGCCCAATCGCTGGGCAGTGCCGTCATGTTCGCCGTCGTCGCGTCGACGACCACCGAGCTCGGTGCCGCGGCGGCGTTCGCCGCCCTCGGCTTCTTCGTGCTGGGGTATACCGGCGTCTACTACTCCGTCATGGCGACGCTCGTCCGGGCCGACGAAATGGGCGGCGCGACCGCGGGTGGCCAGCTCGCGCTCACGAGCGGTGCCCTCGTCGCACCGCCCGCCTTCGGCTCCCTCGCCGACGCGGTCGGCTACCGCGCCGCCTGGCTCTTTCTGGCCGCCGTCGTGACGGTCGCGGCCGGCCTCCTCGTGCAGGTCGTCCGAACGCAGCCGTCGGTCGCGAACCCCGCTGCGGCGGACGCCTCCGAGAAGTAG
- a CDS encoding DUF1028 domain-containing protein, whose amino-acid sequence MTFSICVHEAYETEDGDSHRRFGVAVTTRLPGVGTLCPFVSDRGAVATQSLVNVALGERGIDYVDDGLAVDDALEALLNADDGAPQRQLHGVDGETTFAFSGDECVEWYGHREGDHYTVAGNMLTGAGVLEAVAAAYEATAVHETTDPSTGPSAVTEDHGTDPLAKRLIDALAAGDREGGDKREALPIQSAAVRVETTESHAVEPPYNDLRLDATETPIADLRETYELAVQGYRDTLARYEGAYEADSLDDATE is encoded by the coding sequence ATGACGTTCAGCATCTGTGTTCACGAAGCGTACGAGACCGAGGACGGCGATTCCCACCGTCGGTTCGGCGTCGCGGTCACGACGCGGCTGCCGGGCGTCGGAACCCTGTGCCCGTTCGTCAGCGACCGCGGTGCCGTCGCGACCCAGAGCCTCGTCAACGTCGCCCTCGGCGAGCGCGGGATCGACTACGTCGACGACGGACTGGCCGTAGACGACGCCCTCGAGGCGCTGCTCAACGCCGACGACGGGGCGCCACAGCGGCAGCTCCACGGCGTCGACGGCGAGACGACCTTCGCCTTCTCCGGCGACGAGTGCGTCGAGTGGTACGGCCACCGCGAGGGCGACCACTACACCGTCGCGGGCAACATGCTGACCGGGGCGGGCGTGCTCGAGGCGGTCGCGGCGGCCTACGAGGCGACAGCCGTCCACGAGACGACCGATCCGTCGACCGGGCCGAGCGCCGTAACGGAGGACCACGGGACTGATCCCCTCGCGAAACGCCTGATCGACGCGCTGGCGGCCGGCGACCGCGAGGGCGGCGACAAACGCGAGGCACTCCCGATCCAGAGCGCGGCGGTGCGCGTCGAGACGACCGAATCACACGCCGTGGAGCCGCCGTACAACGATCTGCGGCTCGACGCGACCGAGACGCCGATCGCGGACCTGCGAGAGACGTACGAACTCGCAGTACAGGGGTACAGAGATACGCTCGCACGGTACGAAGGCGCGTACGAAGCGGACTCGCTGGACGACGCGACTGAGTGA
- a CDS encoding VOC family protein yields MDVIHTALWVSDLERTREFYVDGLGLEENWSFTADDGVENVYIGGENAELQFKYDPEGGPAIDSGSMAHVAVGVDDTGESFERLLERAEPPVHEEPTTMADIGVRVAFVEDPDGYVVELVEALE; encoded by the coding sequence ATGGACGTCATTCACACGGCTCTGTGGGTATCGGATCTCGAGCGCACGCGCGAGTTCTACGTCGACGGCCTCGGACTGGAAGAGAACTGGTCGTTTACTGCCGACGACGGCGTCGAAAACGTCTACATCGGCGGCGAGAACGCGGAGCTCCAGTTCAAGTACGACCCCGAGGGTGGACCGGCGATCGACTCGGGGTCGATGGCACACGTCGCGGTCGGCGTCGACGACACCGGCGAGTCCTTCGAGCGACTGCTCGAGCGGGCGGAGCCGCCGGTCCACGAGGAACCAACGACGATGGCCGACATCGGCGTCCGCGTCGCCTTCGTCGAGGACCCGGACGGCTACGTCGTCGAACTCGTCGAAGCACTCGAGTGA
- a CDS encoding helix-turn-helix domain-containing protein — MTGFRATVVVNDPADCPVAAVSACTDEPVDSVSRSSRETDGAVVEEFGIAADASIDGDHDVELTPVQSNEREEIYRFERDGSADCACDVIERTGTPVTSVRGQNGSLLLSFRTLELAEIAEIVDELRMYFDGVLVEELTQDHEDVDADPVVVDRAALTTRQREILETAHEMGYFDYPKGANATDVADELGVARSTFTEHLAAAQTKLMDAILEADGREE, encoded by the coding sequence ATGACGGGCTTTCGCGCAACGGTCGTCGTCAACGATCCGGCGGATTGTCCGGTCGCCGCCGTCTCGGCCTGTACCGACGAACCGGTCGACTCCGTCTCCCGATCGTCGCGGGAGACGGACGGGGCGGTCGTCGAGGAGTTCGGCATCGCCGCGGACGCCTCGATCGACGGGGACCACGACGTCGAGTTGACGCCGGTCCAGTCGAACGAGCGGGAGGAGATCTATCGGTTCGAACGCGACGGCAGCGCCGACTGCGCCTGCGACGTCATCGAACGAACCGGGACGCCGGTCACCTCGGTCCGCGGGCAGAACGGGTCGCTGCTCCTCTCCTTTCGCACCCTCGAGCTAGCCGAGATCGCCGAAATCGTCGACGAACTGCGGATGTACTTCGACGGCGTCCTCGTCGAAGAGCTCACGCAGGATCACGAGGATGTCGACGCCGATCCCGTCGTGGTCGATAGAGCGGCACTCACGACCAGACAGCGGGAGATCCTCGAGACGGCCCACGAGATGGGCTACTTCGACTACCCGAAAGGGGCGAACGCGACGGACGTCGCCGACGAACTCGGCGTCGCCCGGTCGACGTTCACCGAACACCTGGCAGCGGCCCAGACGAAGCTGATGGACGCGATTCTCGAGGCGGACGGTCGAGAGGAGTGA
- a CDS encoding cold-shock protein, with amino-acid sequence MAKGSVDFFNDTGGYGFISTDDADDDVFFHMEDVGGPDLEEGTDIEFDIEQAPKGPRAKNVVRT; translated from the coding sequence ATGGCGAAAGGTAGCGTTGATTTCTTCAACGACACAGGCGGTTACGGTTTCATTTCGACGGACGACGCGGACGACGACGTGTTCTTCCACATGGAAGACGTTGGCGGTCCGGACCTCGAAGAAGGCACAGACATCGAATTCGATATCGAACAGGCCCCCAAGGGTCCCCGCGCGAAGAACGTCGTCCGAACGTAA